The Aedes aegypti strain LVP_AGWG chromosome 1, AaegL5.0 Primary Assembly, whole genome shotgun sequence sequence cgaaaatcctagctacgcaaCTGTACCCACTACGaggacttcgaaagctaacgctgggtagaaTTTTTTGGCACTCAGTAGATTTGGGAGCTACATGCCAGTTAACCCAAGATTGGAGTTATCCAACGGAACAATCGAATTGAgccaaaagaagtcaaagttaggttgatttgtggctccgtaCAGAGAAGGTATTGATTGTGATGTTGTATTTtaaagtaaggtggggcaaaaattcgattttagtggaataatcaatattttcagaaaaactatCGCCATTTAAAAGAAATAATTATCaatttgattgatggaagacacttctcggacattatcgacgtcagaacctatcgcgacgcaaacatcgattcggaccactacctagtgacagttaaagtgcgccaacgactctccgttgtgaacaacattcggtaccgacgcccaccaCGGTACaacctggaacgactcaagctacccgaagtcgcaactgattacgagaaaagccttgaagcagcgttgccggaagagggagagctcaccgaagcccctcttgaggactctGGTgcagtctcaaagcagccattaacaacgcatcggaaggtgccattgggttcgtggaaggaagtcgacggaacggttggttcgacgaggagtgtcggacggttttggacgggaagaatgcagtgcgggcGATGATgatgcagcaaggcacccgtcaaaacgtggaacgatacaaataGAAGCGAAGACAACAagcccatctattccgggataaaaagcgccgcctggaagagttggagtgcgaagagatggagcagctgtatcgttctcaagacacgcgtaagttctacaagaaactcaatgcttcccgcaaaggctttgtgccgcgagccgtaatgtgccgggataaggatggaggtatcttgacggacgaacgtgaggtgattgaaatgtggaagcagcactacgatgaacacctaaacggcgcagaggaggaagatcaagatagcaggaggaatggcttcatcagaaCGGTGGATgaaggagacgtgccaactcccacaataggtgaagttaaggatgctatcaaacagctcaagaacaacaaagtagctggaaaggatggtattggagcggaacttattaaaatgggcccggacaggttggccacttgtctgcaccgattgatagccaggatctgggatacagaacagctaccggaggagtggaaggagggaataatatacccaatatacaaaaagggtgacaagttagaatgtgagaactatcgagcgatcaccattcttaacgcagcctataaagtgctttcccagatcatcttccgccgtctatggcaagcagatttgtgggaagttatcaagccagtttggtggacgggcgatcgacgacagaccaaatctttatgttgcggcagatcctccaaaagtgtcgcaaacagctatggaagattatggacgagaatggttttcccgggaaactgactagactgataaaagcaacgatggataatgtacagtgctgtgtgaagatatcgggcgcattatcggacccgtttgaaagaTATTATATGGGTCGAATTTTTGCCTCGGTGATTTGGCCCCACTATGTGCCAAAAATGGTTTCCAagcatttttgcaaaaactaataaACCTTATAGCATCCTTATTATAAGCCGAGAAAGGCCTTCACTCAAAGAttcaaacaagattttatttttattttgtttcatgcAATGAAAATTCGACCTAAAATTACAATTGTTCGTCTAATAACAACAAAtaaccataacttttccaaatctccatCGATTTCAATAATATTTGGACCACTATgacatttataacatttgtggattttttttttatttccgtacaagtgggacgaagggtctcagattttcatgaaactttttccacaggcagggctcatcaatatatgaataaataaaaattgagaaaaattcagggtcgcctattttcccggaaaactcagttggaatttttttgttttcctccgacactacttactttgaaaaatcataactcaagaacgaagcatcgtagaaacaatattaactggaaacagttttccacaaaattttccaccgttgagaaaattcgtagagaaaagccggaaaaagtatgttccaattagttgaaaactttcaaaaatatttttttgagaagataattttataagctcTAATCGCAGATGTttataatggtattttttttcgtttttgagttatggccaattttgtggaaaatgaccatataagccttttctttgaaaacccacatttcaatcgaagcattggaaaaacaaagattttccatcaaagcaattgcaaattttttaggaacgaaaaatgagcgtatttaaaaaatgtttaagattggatcttattgatcgctcttttcaaatatactttgtttgtaagctggaatagctaatcaagttatcattatttattttccttaacggtgaaaaatgtcttgagaaacttattccatttcaaaaaatctcaaagttttgagaaaatttgattccgatttgacaaaaaaaaaagtttctgtgacgcttttatcttcagttatgattttcgaacgaaacgacttgtacgagaaatctgggcatttttcacaaaactatgaccaaacgcaggaattaaaaagtagtacatcttaaaagtttcagtgattgaaatttataaaattctgttctcaaaaatatttctttgaaaatcttacacgagttggaacatagttttcccggcttttctttacgaattttctcaacggtagaaaattttgtggaaaactttttccagttaacatttttttctattccttggaaaatttgctttcatattcataaaaaatctttgtttctacgatgcttctttcttgagctatgatttttcaaagaaaaagctcaaaatggcacatttgcacattttttacaaaattggccataactcaaaaatgaaaaaaaaaataccatttcaaaaataccatttcaaaaatttcagcttatgaaattaccttctcaaaaatatttttttggaaattttccacgagttggagcatagtttttccggcttttctttacgaattttctgaacggtggaaaattttgtggaaaactttttacagttaacatttttttctattccttagaaaattttctttcattttcataaaaaaactttgtttctacgatgctttgtttttgagttatggtttttcaaagtaagtagtgtcaggggaaaacaaaaaaaaatccaactgagttttccgggaaaataggcgaccctgaatttttctcaattttttttattcatatattgatgagccctgcctgtggaaaaagtttcatgaaaatctgagacctttcggcccaaacccgtaaggaaataataaaaatccccaaaagatacaaactctagtggaattaaatggtatagtactaaattcgggttttcatctacttatatcttttttcctaataatttttcatttaacGTAACGAGGATTCCCAAgtagaagtttttaaaaatacgCTTCGAGAGATGTCTTGTCGGATTCTCTGAGTAATCCTAATTGAAATTAGGAACCACGTTTCAGCCTCTCTTTGGTTTCCCTTTTTAGGCATAAAGTCTGTGAAGTTGCTTTTTTTCACACTTAGCCGCTATCAGCCTCAAATTCGTAGCGGCATATTGCTCTTCTAAACTTATTAAAAGCTTAAAACAACTTCAGCAACAGATGGATACAAGGTTTATTATTCTCGATCACAAATCGTAATGTTTGCAgaatgtatattattatttcataaaaaatcttcgagctgttaagtagaatacctataagtagataaaaaaccgaatttagtactataccatataattccactagagtttgtatcctttgacagatacgcgtatttaaaCTGgaagattttcataagatgcgATTTTTGAACATATGATTTTGACAGCAATGAAAAATCATCTTGAttgtgtctgaaaataggtatgggACTCGAAGGAggaaaaaaactttcaattggcgggagatttcgttcagtagtgtagggaaacggtttcttgtctatccgcctaagaaaaaaaaccttaacaattttcaaaaaaaataaaactcagaaactatttgtctgatcggtttggtgtcttttgtaaagttttaggttattgttggaactatctagAAAAattatacactgtaaaaaaaatgttgtaatattttttatttcgaaaataaagcttaaaaatccattttctcacatattgtttttttttatttttttatgttttaaagtagacaaaaaatcgAGTCTTTTGCTTAGTGGATCAATATGGAGAAATCAtagacaaaaaagttttttatttaaaaaggttgatttttcaatatggtctgaataaactttttgaatgctttttgaaccgattttacGAAAgcacgcaaaatttgcaacaaaaaaggtatatgagaaaattttgcttattGCTATCCtttccgagatacagcgattttaaaattaaaatactgaaaattcacaacttttggttgttttcggatgtttttcgagttgattaaattaagaatatttttatctgaaagcattttatttcatgttcttatacaatgatggagcgtcctattttgatacagatttcttactttttcataatgtttacaattttttttttactttcattacagtttgaaaattgcctaacttctattttatctacggaaactggaataaatgaatggtatttttgtgttccctgaatagttattgctttcgaatattgttcattaagctgctccttgatatgttcatactctgttgtagttgcataagaaaagaaaatttgtgttagttgctcctcttttcgcttttgagcccaatcaaataattccttggcattttgaaaggatgttcacgttctttagcTAGACTAGCCCTTATAGCCATGCGTTTTATTGTTCCCCCTAATGAATCGCAGGGCCCTTTGCCATGCGATGTTGCGAAAAATGCCATTCAGCATCTATAtcatagtttttcttaaattggcTAAGACTAGAAAATAGGATTATTCATATTGGAATCCGTTGActgtattgaagttgctgatgcTGATGCTTCTATTGTTTCCTCTTCCATCCAAACATCTTCCTCTTCACTACTTGATAAGTCATCACCGCTTGATAATGATGTTCTTTTGGCCAATTGTAAACGACGCGaatcgcaaattttaaattgtttattaagcTGATTTTCATCTTCAAATCCTAGTCCAACTAATTTGGCAATATTACTTTCCGTGAGATTTCGGAACACTTCtttgaaaacacatttacaaaacctttgttgatggtgttcattttatacttcattgttctaagctatcttttacttttcacttgattatcacttgcttgtgtttttgctgcatcagctcttttttataccaacatgggtacttgaatcaattattaggtacgtttctgtccgaccacaaaaatataccaacgtgctgtactttaagaaaacatcaggtatatttaTGTGAGACAACCGGGCACGTTACTCCTGtactcataaagcttttgttttcgaatggaaatatttcatttcgatatacacccgattctgtttttgcacgggggatgcgtaccgtgcaaaaaaagttttcagttcaaaatttcaaaaaccgtgcaaaaaaagtaacaccatttctcgacgtttcatgcaaaaataaggttttggcggaaaaaaatgtatggaaactttttttgcacggccgtgtaaaaaaaatccgtgcaaaaacagaatcgggtgtaaatgcatttcacgtattgattgctttatattccttattttgttgatttttaacttttaacattttgttccatattttcttgataattacatatcaaaatatcacaatgttgaatgttgaagttgtgtttcgttaaaaaaaaaaataaataaattttacagggcacaatttttatttcgcctcataccatgaaaaattaccaaatcaatatttttttcaaacattttagtcaaaaatcaTCTGTTCTTACAGACAATGAACACATTTCTATGTTTATGAGCCTCGAAGAACATTCGAAAATGacctaaaattgaaaattatatcataattttgtattaaaatcgctgtatctataaaacggtaaaagttagcctgattttcccgtatactttttttgttgtaaattttgcgtactttcataaaatcgaattgaaaaacatttaaaaagtttattatgaccattttcaaatactcacctttttttttttaaaatcataacttttttgtccatgatttctccatcttgacccactgtgcaaaagacttcattttttgtctactttaatacataaaaaatacgatttttgagaaaactgttttttaagttctattttcgaaatataaaaaatacaacattttttacagtgtatttgTCTGGGAGTGACACCAAACCCAACCGATATCACCCATATCGCAAACCCAACCGACCCATATAGCAATGCACAAATGTGACCTACATTGCGAGCAAGAATGCAACGAGATCCATTGTGCTGTGTTGGTCAGGCAGTCAGTGGTCGCCGTGACCATTGCTGAGAGGAACCAAGAGCGGAGCGATCGCAACATGATGGCTCCATGTATATTGCTGCGGCTACCCGTAAAGCTACTGCAGTGGTattaagtgtagaactagccctcgtgcgttaaaatacactctaataaagtttaaaaaaaaaaaaaaaaaatactgcagtGGTGAATATCGCAACCGGTGATAAGAGAGCGATAAGGAACGATCCGACTCTCAGTGGACCCGAAGAAATATCATCGCATCGATCGAGGTTGGATGATGACCATTTAGGATAGGTAGTGTTAGAAGTAATCCAACAACCCACCTATCGTGTGTGGAGGCTACGCGCGGGAattttaatttgttattatGTGTTAGGATTAAGATCGAATGTTAGAATATAAGCCGAAAGTTAATGTACCGTGTAATGTGTAATAAATGTAGTGTCTAGTAAATGTGTTTTTATAAATGTCGCGTGTGTTAATTGTGCCTAATTGGATCCCGAAACACCCGGAATACTACAGCAAGGGAGTTTGTAGTGGAAGCCCTCAGCCCTGAAACCCCATCATCCATCGAGTGTTGGAGAGCCACCAACGGAATAAAGCTATCGAAGGCGAGGAAGTAAATCGGTTCCCCAAcagtattttttccagatagttccaacaataacctaaaactttgcggaagacaccaaactgatcggacaaaccgtttctaagttataattttttgaaaattattaaggatttttttcttaggcccttctcaaaagtaaggctagagtcaaaatggcgaaccgatgatgcaaaaaggcatttttgggcataaagaaagcatgtgcaaaatttcatccaaatcaaaaaatataaaaatgaaatttgggaaaaaatagtcattttctATGGAACCGCTCACATTTGTTTTGCATTGAGctaaattattaaaaagaaacttttgccccacttcatTCTACTTTTTGTTATGGTTTTATTGGTCATGCGGCTCAAAGGTGAAGGGAATCTGTagatttttcaaatatcaaactCTAAACCACGAGCTTCTGGGTGAACTCTGGAAGAGATTCCTGAGaaagttcttggagaaatcgtTGTGAATCTCTAGAAGCGTACTTCGAAGAATACTGTAATATTATGTGTCGTTATTGTAGTGGAATTCTGGAGTGAAGAATACATTTTTCGACGAAATTTTGGCGAATTCTTTGCAtggataatcatgaaaatcattcttggctttttatttctcttataggcaggtgaaatcaactcatctgtaaaaattcagaactgctacgacaaatggaatttaatatgttgttaatcaaatgttaaagcttaattttgttcaatcaaatttggatgatagtgttggctaacacagaatacctagatataagaaattaatgttcGGAATGGTCTTAattaagaatttaaaaaaatctggctACGAATGgatggaataataattttcaactATGTAGTCTCGAATTCGTTAGAACAACAATCTTCCAAATTTACTTTAGCAATGTCTTGACGATAGAAGTTATTGTAAGATCACACATATAAATCACTAATGGCTAATTCCTATTTCTTCCAACAGACGATCAGCGGACCCTTTGACGTGGCACGTGGTTTCAATTAGTACCGGCTCCGGTCCCCCGTCGCACAATGGCCACCCGGCCAACGGCAGTACCAAAAAGCACCACCAGCACCGGAGCGAGCTGGAACGGACCAGCTGCAGCAGCAGCAACTCCAGCACCGGCAGTTCCGgaaccttagaggaaatccCCGGTGGGCGGGATATTAAGGTGGTGCTTTCGGTGGCGCCCCGGACTAAGTTGGGATGCGGGATTTGCAAGGGCCCAGATTGGAAACCGGGGATCTTCGTGCAGTTCACGAAGGAGGGAGGCGTGGCGCGGGAGTCCGGATTGAGACCGGGCGATCAGATCATGTCCTGTAATGGGCGGGAATTTGCCGACATAACGTTCGCCGAGGCGGTTAGCATTATGAAGGCTTCGCAGGTGTTGGAGTTGGTGGTGCGACCTGGGGCAGGAATCGATATGTTCCCCGGGGAGTCCAGTGGGTACAATAGCAGTGCAAGCAGCGTCAATGGGGACCAAAGTCCATGTTGGGGCGATTCGACGGCAAAGAGGTTGAGTATCGTGCGTGAAGAGTCGATTTCCAAAGATCGACAGAGGAATGGACAACGGGCGGAGAAAGTACAGGGACCAAAGATGGCGGGAGGTCACCGCCGAAACAATACGACGATTATTGAGTTTTCCGAAAATGGGACCGTCGTTAATAGTACACTGATTTCGCAAGATGGGGCAGGGGGAAAGAAGGAGATGGAAACCAAGGAGGGCAGCAAGAAGTTGGCCGACATATGCTTCGTTTCGAAGCAAAGCGAAACCAAAACGGTCATTGTTGAAGTGCACCGGAGCGCGTCAACGAATTCGATAGCCACGGGCTCTCCGACTTCGTCCAGCGGAGTAAGCACTGTCTCTTCAGGGTCAACTTCGCACATTCCTCCGCCGCCGCCACTCTTCGCGGACAAAATTCCACCACCCCCTCCGCCAAGCAGTGGCCTCAGCAGTGGCTATTCGACCACCAACAGCGCCAAATCTGGCCTGGGAGGACAGCACCAACAGCGCAGTCCTTCATCTGTGAGCTTGGCCGATTCCAGTGCCAGCAGTGGCATCGATTGTGGATCATCTAACAATGGCGGAATTGGCGGATTGGGTAGTGCAATTTCCGAGGAACTGAAGCGAAGAGCGCAGAAGAAGGGCTCGCTGCTGTCGACGGCTCAGGAACCGGCCGCAGCGCTCACCGAGCTGGAAAATAGGCTGAAAGAGAAGCGATTTAGGCCACCGGTGAACTCGGGGAGCGACGCGGCACGACACACCGCCCTGATGGACGAGTTCCGGGCGGTGCACAAGCGCATGTTCAAGAACGGGTTCGACCATGCGGAGCTGAAGGTGAGTTGAAATAGTTTTTGATTTGGTGACCTCCTGGTTCAGATCTACGAATGACACATCATGCATTAAGGATCAAACATGgccaaaaatcaatttttaaactgatttttatTCCTTATGCTTTATGAATTTGATAGGTTTGGAAATTTTGGACACATGAGCACCTGCAACGTACAGTGTATAATACACATTGGTCCGCGGAACGAAATTAagtgcaattaattaataacttgaaaaatataagacgTAGCGTTTTGGTGTCTTTTGAACATTTGCTTATTGAGACTGGCACGTTATATGCAAAAGTGTCCCAAGCGCCAAATTTCAAACATCCGAAATTCGATCTCAAACATATATATTTCAAACGGTAGCAcattataatgttctacaatgttgtaGATTATGGGAAATATTAAAACCTTTCTCGAACATTATTTTTATCTATATCTAATTGGCAGTAAGATCGatattttcagttgccaaaaacggaaccgtacGAAAATCGTAAatcatgagcaattctcgctaaaACTAGGCCGCTATCGgaacccatcgttagaattccaaatttatgtcactgatcgctagtaggGTTTAAactaaagggtggtcctttcggtttttttttaattggtgaACCCACCGTACGCCAGCTAGTTAAATAGTTTGCgataaatcttaggtatttcttcgcgtgatatgtctcatatttctcttgtaacacatagcaaacttagtggcatcgtatacaGGAATGATATAGCTTTCTTTTgagacttaaaaaaaaaatggtggccattatatttttttttatttaacaagtGCTAAAAAGGTAAAAAACtcgttctactacttaaaatcaaaatggggtcaaaattcaagatggtcgccagatttttgcacttaaattaatactcttattcttaactcgacttgaagaaaacgcCAACGatagaaaacttgtttctttgttgcacAAACAATGATGTTTTCATTAATTACACTCGCCATGTACATCagaatcgtagaacatgatttagaaaatcgttaatTTCTTAGGGTAATTACCATTGATCACATAGTTTTTGTAAcctatcttactcagttttCTCTCTACTTTCTGATGGTGACCTCAGAATTCTGAACGAGCGGTGCACTAAAGGTGAAAAAAAgggttttctaacaaaattcaagatggcggccaaatttgtTTCCACTATACGAGCCACTAAGTTTTTGTTTGTGTTCCAAAAGAAATATCGGTCGCTGTTGGTTCGTGAGCGCGTGAACGCGGATCCTGCTTAATATTGGTTCGTTATGCGTAAACGGCATGATGCTTTCCACCATTGCTCAAGATTTACAAGACATACTCAAAATACCCAtagaaatttgcatttttttgctagaaatttACAGGACGCCCCAGAAATCTTACAATTCTATTAAGAATCGCCAGTTCCTAATAATTAATTTTACATTCTCAGGATGCCACAAGAATCCCCTAAAGCCCGCAAAGATAGCCCTCAGTATCCTCAAGAATCCGTTTAAAATTCTCTGAAGGCCACAATAAAAAAGCTAGGTTCCTGCAAGTATTCTCCAGGATCTAGTTATGAAACTTTCAATTCCAGCTATGGATCCTAtttcgtaaggaacattttgatttttcatgttactTAATTGAAAATCTTGATGTAGCACGTAGTATACGTAGTAGCCTGAGCACCATTGATAATGAATGTTGGATCGTCTTTTGAAAATCGAACGtcatagggtaacggtcgtattacGGACCCCTTGAGGAAGTGGTTTTGGATTTTCGTCCCATATCAATTAAGGCACAACATAACCAAGTCATTGAACAGgccaaaatgtagagacaaGTTTCCTCTTTGAGATAAAAATATTCACATCGTAATGTATAGCAAAAAACTAAGTCGAATATTAAATGTGAAGcactatttttcattattttggacaccttaatacattttggacccacGAAGTATATATTTTGTACCTTTGGATTTTACATTCATTTGGAGACAAATCCTAATATACTATTTGTTTACTATACTTTCGCATAGTTCGATCAATTGTTTaacattggaaaattgaagACATACTTACagtccagaaatttgaaaaaaaaaaagtttacatatgaataatttctgacggcttcaatttcagtgcgtaacgtgttgtaacggtttcGTGTATGAaccaattgaatttaattaatttaagtCATGATAACGATCTATCCAAATAACATGCAAACTGAGGTCTTTTGATTTAAACGGGAAATTTGTTGGTCAGACGGTTTAAAATATACAAAGGccaaaaatatattggttaccctatagaATCTCTAAGAGGGAACATAGTTCTTAATGATTGTacctcgtttggcataaggtcgtttggcataaagccgtttggtataaagtcgtttggcataatggtcgtttggcataatggtcatttggcataatggccgtttggcataatgattgacttaaaataaatatcggcattgtttatgcttttaccgagatcaacaccaccgagcccatagcaaaacattttggtttgttctaaacaagcgtggtgttcgttcagaaattttccaagctaagaatttcaaaaattgttgtgacattagagagcattactaaaaaaaaactcgtgaagggtctctacatctcagaacatagagtatctttgagcttgttgcgatatacatatttgaaaacagtaaattggcataATTCACTGCAAATCTGTTctagtttggacgtaacactctatgaaaattacttgataaatgaatgatttttgttttgaaaaatatcaaaagctctaatccaaagatctatcaatgcgacttaatgcaaaaatagcctataaacGAGAGCAGAATATTTATCgtttaaaatcttttcacagcacagctcaaatgaacaacacatctttaaaagaaaatatttgtggcaaaacttgtcaacggttcaatataaattctaattctggaagtgtacatcaagaaaatagtctattatcgagagaagggaaaatttgtgattgaaatattttttttttcagcatatcTCTGAAGGAGATCATGAGTTTGCCCCAACAAAAGTATATTTTGAATATTGGCAAGTTCTAaggtaattatcattctaacaacaaatctggcaagaattgataaaacagcaaaataaaaagatagtttacatttagctttacttaataataaaatttaaaacagtataaatataaagaacagcctatttttaaaagaaggcaa is a genomic window containing:
- the LOC5566765 gene encoding uncharacterized protein LOC5566765, with the protein product MADYCNLRKGASGNTAASMGTFRTGQPTSLGYHHNTLTRTTKIGISALGAAGAGGGSGSIGGLTMAEVKERMATIDGSGQQRVRMVRLTRPQGYSHGHFNGGGNFGFSIRGGLEYGTGFFVSDVQKDSEADRQGLRVGDQIIRVNGYQVDDAVHRELAHFVSCQERLVLKVRSVGILPVKERSADPLTWHVVSISTGSGPPSHNGHPANGSTKKHHQHRSELERTSCSSSNSSTGSSGTLEEIPGGRDIKVVLSVAPRTKLGCGICKGPDWKPGIFVQFTKEGGVARESGLRPGDQIMSCNGREFADITFAEAVSIMKASQVLELVVRPGAGIDMFPGESSGYNSSASSVNGDQSPCWGDSTAKRLSIVREESISKDRQRNGQRAEKVQGPKMAGGHRRNNTTIIEFSENGTVVNSTLISQDGAGGKKEMETKEGSKKLADICFVSKQSETKTVIVEVHRSASTNSIATGSPTSSSGVSTVSSGSTSHIPPPPPLFADKIPPPPPPSSGLSSGYSTTNSAKSGLGGQHQQRSPSSVSLADSSASSGIDCGSSNNGGIGGLGSAISEELKRRAQKKGSLLSTAQEPAAALTELENRLKEKRFRPPVNSGSDAARHTALMDEFRAVHKRMFKNGFDHAELKKAPSKDKLPIEVRPPGTANASTSNGTSPPSGKGTMGRVAASELAKANGDIAELESIESFQLTSPTPTLVRPPSYYFCPQNTGPPTMKKSQKPIAVTISEYIGVGTAEPPKKPSIGLGNLKYELEKTLSLSNLRQRSESREDLVERIQIGCGQQQDQGAKLSRSSSAVTTVSNGNRITIAISNGAEKK